In Solanum stenotomum isolate F172 chromosome 6, ASM1918654v1, whole genome shotgun sequence, one DNA window encodes the following:
- the LOC125867692 gene encoding EPIDERMAL PATTERNING FACTOR-like protein 1 isoform X1, translating into MEAMSITSLFSSLIFSIKEIVIAFLILLVLLSPNSYSLNPNYKHETLDSTKDVLVEEKSRLGSMPPSCYNKCNQCHPCRAIQVPSLPSNNGVEPSGNVARTQARSMDHSTVESSLSRAGGSRYSNYKPLGWKCRCGGHFYNP; encoded by the exons ATGGAAGCTATGAGTATAACTTCACTTTTTTCCTCATTAATTTTCTCTATCAAAGAaattgttattgcatttctcaTTCTTCTAGTACTACTCTCTCCTAATTCATATTCCTTAAACCCTAATTATAAACATGAAACCCTAGACTCTACAAAG GATGTCTTAGTTGAAGAGAAATCAAGATTGGGTTCAATGCCACCGAGTTGTTACAACAAGTGTAACCAATGCCATCCATGCAGGGCAATTCAG GTACCGAGCCTACCGAGTAATAATGGTGTCGAACCAAGTGGCAATGTGGCTCGAACCCAAGCTAGGTCCATGGACCACAGCACGGTAGAATCGTCACTTTCACGTGCGGGAGGTAGCAGGTACTCGAATTACAAGCCACTTGGATGGAAATGCAGATGTGGGGGTCACTTCTACAATCCCTAG
- the LOC125867692 gene encoding EPIDERMAL PATTERNING FACTOR-like protein 1 isoform X2 — protein MEAMSITSLFSSLIFSIKEIVIAFLILLVLLSPNSYSLNPNYKHETLDSTKDVLVEEKSRLGSMPPSCYNKCNQCHPCRAIQCRYRAYRVIMVSNQVAMWLEPKLGPWTTAR, from the exons ATGGAAGCTATGAGTATAACTTCACTTTTTTCCTCATTAATTTTCTCTATCAAAGAaattgttattgcatttctcaTTCTTCTAGTACTACTCTCTCCTAATTCATATTCCTTAAACCCTAATTATAAACATGAAACCCTAGACTCTACAAAG GATGTCTTAGTTGAAGAGAAATCAAGATTGGGTTCAATGCCACCGAGTTGTTACAACAAGTGTAACCAATGCCATCCATGCAGGGCAATTCAG TGCAGGTACCGAGCCTACCGAGTAATAATGGTGTCGAACCAAGTGGCAATGTGGCTCGAACCCAAGCTAGGTCCATGGACCACAGCACGGTAG